The following coding sequences lie in one Listeria ivanovii subsp. londoniensis genomic window:
- a CDS encoding ribonuclease J, producing the protein MTIKKAKNIKIIPLGGVDESGKNLYVVEIDEDIFILDAGLMFPENELLGIDIVIPDFKYLEENKDRIKAIFLTHGHEDAIGALPYLLQKIKAPVYGTELTIALAKSALKEHRKLRFKNFHIVDADTTLSFAKIDVSFFRTTHTIPDSVGIVLETSEGAIIYTGDFKFDQSAKDGYASDLSHIAEFGEKGVLALLSDSSEAEHQGTTSSDSLIEEEIRHAFRMADGRIIVACVASNLIRLQQVLEASVATKRKVAIVGKELERVFEIAGSLDKIIIEEDLIIPLKDVKKYNDDEITIIETGNLGEPIQSLQLMTKGNHPQLNIKPGDTVYITTTPSPSLETMMAKTIDMLYKAGAKVLTMSNTLFISGHASQEDLKLMINLLKPRYFVPVHGEYRMLISHAKLAHEVGMAKANVFIVGKGEILEYKNDKMTAGNRVYSGNTLIDGLGVGDVGNIVLRDRKLLSEDGIFIVVVTLNRKTKTITSGPEIISRGFIYVRESEHLIEESSKVVTKIVEKNLQETGFEWAKLKQDIRDQLNRYLFEQTKRRPMILPIIMEV; encoded by the coding sequence TTGACAATAAAAAAAGCGAAAAACATAAAAATCATTCCACTCGGCGGTGTCGATGAAAGTGGTAAAAATTTATATGTTGTAGAAATAGACGAAGATATCTTTATATTAGATGCGGGTTTAATGTTTCCAGAAAATGAATTATTAGGAATTGATATTGTTATCCCAGATTTTAAATATTTAGAAGAAAACAAAGACAGAATTAAAGCGATTTTCTTAACACATGGTCATGAAGACGCAATTGGCGCACTTCCTTATTTACTTCAAAAAATAAAGGCACCTGTTTATGGAACTGAACTGACAATTGCACTTGCTAAGTCTGCACTGAAAGAACATCGCAAACTAAGATTTAAAAATTTCCATATTGTCGATGCGGATACTACGTTATCATTCGCGAAAATTGACGTATCCTTTTTCCGTACAACGCATACTATTCCTGATTCAGTCGGGATTGTTCTGGAAACAAGTGAAGGGGCAATCATCTATACAGGTGATTTCAAATTTGACCAATCAGCAAAAGATGGTTACGCTTCTGATTTAAGTCATATTGCTGAATTTGGTGAAAAAGGAGTTCTTGCTTTACTTTCCGATAGCTCTGAGGCTGAGCACCAAGGAACTACTTCTAGTGACAGCTTAATTGAAGAAGAAATAAGACATGCTTTTCGTATGGCAGATGGTAGAATTATTGTAGCTTGTGTCGCATCAAATTTGATTCGTTTGCAACAAGTTCTTGAGGCGTCTGTAGCAACTAAACGCAAAGTAGCTATCGTCGGCAAAGAATTAGAACGCGTGTTTGAAATTGCTGGTAGTTTAGATAAAATTATTATTGAAGAAGATTTAATCATCCCATTAAAAGATGTAAAAAAATATAATGATGATGAAATTACTATTATTGAAACAGGTAATTTAGGGGAACCAATCCAGTCCCTACAACTAATGACAAAAGGAAATCATCCACAACTTAATATTAAGCCTGGTGACACAGTTTATATAACTACTACACCATCACCATCGCTTGAAACTATGATGGCAAAAACAATAGATATGCTCTACAAAGCTGGTGCAAAAGTATTAACGATGAGTAATACGCTTTTCATCTCAGGTCACGCGAGCCAAGAAGATTTAAAATTAATGATTAATCTACTAAAACCACGTTATTTCGTTCCAGTTCATGGCGAGTATCGGATGTTGATTAGCCATGCTAAGCTAGCTCATGAAGTTGGTATGGCAAAAGCCAATGTTTTCATCGTAGGTAAGGGGGAAATTTTAGAATATAAAAATGATAAAATGACTGCCGGGAACCGTGTGTACTCTGGTAATACACTTATTGATGGTTTAGGCGTAGGAGACGTTGGAAATATTGTCTTAAGAGACCGTAAATTGCTTTCGGAAGATGGAATTTTTATTGTTGTAGTCACATTAAATCGTAAAACAAAAACGATTACTTCTGGACCAGAAATTATCTCACGTGGCTTCATTTATGTTCGTGAATCAGAACATTTAATTGAAGAATCATCTAAAGTAGTGACTAAAATTGTGGAGAAAAATTTACAAGAAACTGGTTTTGAATGGGCTAAATTAAAACAAGATATTCGCGATCAATTAAATCGCTATTTATTTGAACAAACAAAACGACGTCCAATGATTTTACCAATTATCATGGAAGTCTAG
- the dapA gene encoding 4-hydroxy-tetrahydrodipicolinate synthase: MDLGKVITAMVTPIHPEKNKVCKKRIHHLVNHLIANGSDGLVIAGTTGESPTLSHDEKIKLFRQVIETNDGRAKLIAGTGSNNTAETIELTNEVAELGGIDAVLIVAPYYNKPNQDGIYAHFAAVAEASDLPVVIYNIPGRSVVNIEPETIIRLAQLPNIIGVKESSGNLDNISEIIADTPDDFFIYSGDDSLTLPILSVGGHGVISVASHIVGNEMQEMIQAFENGKVQKAASIHRSLLPLMKGLFAVPNPAPTKYLLNQQGINVGPVRLPLVDLNAEQGTKLQAILEGLSK, from the coding sequence ATGGATTTAGGAAAAGTAATTACAGCAATGGTGACGCCAATTCACCCAGAAAAGAATAAAGTATGCAAAAAAAGAATTCATCATCTCGTGAACCACTTAATAGCAAACGGCTCAGATGGCTTAGTAATCGCTGGTACAACTGGTGAATCTCCCACTTTGTCGCATGATGAAAAAATAAAATTATTTCGTCAAGTCATCGAAACAAACGATGGCAGGGCAAAATTAATTGCAGGGACAGGTTCAAACAATACAGCAGAAACAATTGAACTCACAAATGAAGTAGCAGAACTAGGTGGAATAGATGCAGTATTAATTGTTGCTCCATATTATAATAAGCCTAATCAAGATGGTATATATGCCCATTTTGCTGCTGTAGCAGAGGCATCTGATTTACCAGTGGTTATCTATAATATTCCAGGTCGTAGTGTAGTAAATATCGAGCCAGAGACGATTATCCGTTTAGCACAACTTCCTAATATTATTGGTGTCAAAGAATCTAGTGGGAACTTAGATAATATTAGTGAAATTATTGCCGACACACCTGATGATTTCTTCATTTATAGTGGCGATGATAGTCTAACTTTACCAATATTATCCGTTGGTGGGCATGGAGTTATCTCTGTTGCAAGTCATATTGTTGGAAATGAAATGCAAGAAATGATTCAAGCATTTGAGAATGGAAAAGTTCAAAAGGCGGCTAGCATTCATCGTAGTTTACTTCCACTAATGAAAGGCCTGTTCGCAGTACCAAACCCAGCACCAACCAAATACCTATTAAACCAACAAGGAATTAATGTTGGCCCTGTTAGATTGCCACTTGTAGATTTGAATGCGGAACAAGGAACGAAATTACAAGCTATATTAGAAGGACTTTCTAAATAG
- the dapG gene encoding aspartate kinase translates to MKIIVQKFGGTSVQNEKIRLMAFDHIKRALKNDYKVVVVVSAIGRYGDPYATDTLLELIGAKNTKLTAREQDTLLSVGETISASVFTNMLKEANIKAEAFSGGQAGIITTSNHLNAKITEVDTTRLQQALESLDVAVVAGFQGVALNGDITTLGRGGSDTSAAALGVSLQADYIDIFTDVDGMMTADPRIVEHARSLPRVSYNEVSNMAYQGAKVIHPRAVEIAMTAKIPMRIRSTYLESEGTLVTSLTDEVGHFDVKERMVTGVAHVTNLTQVSVKTDTVKAQQEAFKILADAGISLDFINISTNSVIFTVPEEKRQQVKLLLEEAALETFVREACAKVSIVGAGITGVPGVTARIVGALSEKNIPILQSADSHTTIWVLVREEDLISAVNALHDIFCLEIK, encoded by the coding sequence ATGAAAATCATCGTACAAAAGTTTGGCGGAACCTCCGTCCAAAATGAAAAAATAAGATTGATGGCATTTGATCATATAAAACGTGCACTTAAAAACGATTATAAAGTAGTGGTTGTCGTGTCCGCTATTGGACGATACGGTGACCCCTATGCAACAGATACACTGTTAGAACTGATTGGTGCGAAAAATACTAAATTGACAGCCAGAGAGCAAGACACATTGCTTTCTGTAGGTGAAACAATTTCCGCTTCTGTATTTACAAATATGTTAAAAGAAGCAAATATAAAAGCAGAAGCGTTTTCTGGCGGACAAGCAGGTATCATTACCACCAGTAATCATTTAAATGCTAAAATTACAGAAGTAGATACAACTAGACTTCAACAAGCACTTGAATCACTTGACGTTGCAGTTGTCGCTGGTTTTCAAGGAGTGGCACTTAATGGCGACATAACAACACTCGGTCGCGGTGGAAGCGATACCTCAGCCGCGGCACTGGGTGTTTCCTTGCAAGCTGATTATATTGATATTTTTACAGATGTTGATGGAATGATGACAGCAGATCCGCGAATCGTTGAACATGCTCGTTCACTTCCGAGAGTAAGTTATAATGAAGTAAGTAATATGGCTTATCAAGGAGCTAAAGTTATTCACCCTCGTGCTGTCGAAATCGCCATGACTGCCAAAATACCGATGAGAATCCGTTCTACTTATTTAGAAAGTGAAGGAACACTTGTCACATCTTTAACAGATGAAGTTGGTCATTTTGATGTCAAAGAGCGTATGGTAACCGGTGTTGCCCACGTAACCAATTTAACACAAGTATCCGTTAAAACTGATACAGTAAAAGCACAACAAGAAGCTTTCAAAATTTTAGCAGATGCTGGTATTAGCTTAGATTTCATCAATATCTCTACTAATTCCGTCATTTTTACAGTCCCAGAAGAAAAACGACAACAAGTCAAGCTTCTATTAGAAGAAGCGGCATTAGAAACTTTTGTTCGAGAAGCTTGTGCAAAAGTCTCTATTGTTGGCGCTGGAATAACTGGTGTACCTGGTGTTACCGCTAGAATTGTAGGAGCATTATCCGAAAAAAATATCCCAATTTTACAATCAGCGGATAGTCATACTACTATTTGGGTATTAGTAAGAGAAGAGGACTTAATTTCGGCAGTCAATGCCCTTCATGATATATTTTGTTTGGAAATTAAGTAA
- a CDS encoding aspartate-semialdehyde dehydrogenase, which produces MTKSYHVAVVGATGAVGTQMIELLEEAATFKIKQVSFLSSARSAGKKLTFRGEEVTIKEAKSESFEGVDIALFSAGGSVSKDLAKEAVKRGAIVIDNTSAYRMDPTVPLVVPEVNEQAIFSHNGIIANPNCSTIQMVAALEPIREAYGLNRIIVSTYQAVSGSGVSAIKELQDGSRAVLDNQDFTPEIMPVKGDKKHYPIAFNALPQIDVFTENDYTYEEMKMINETKKIMEDNTIKVSATCVRIPVVSGHSESVYVEIEKDGVSAKDIQNVLKSAPGVVLEDDPANQVYPQAIQAAGKKEVFVGRVRADLDEKKGFHMWIVSDNLLKGAAWNSIQIAESLVKLAII; this is translated from the coding sequence ATGACAAAAAGCTATCATGTCGCAGTTGTCGGTGCTACTGGTGCAGTTGGTACCCAAATGATTGAATTACTAGAAGAGGCGGCGACTTTTAAGATAAAGCAAGTTTCATTCTTGTCTTCGGCTCGCTCTGCTGGGAAAAAATTAACTTTCCGCGGTGAAGAAGTAACTATTAAAGAAGCTAAGTCTGAAAGCTTTGAAGGTGTCGACATAGCTTTATTTAGTGCTGGGGGTTCTGTTTCTAAAGATTTGGCGAAAGAAGCAGTTAAGCGCGGAGCAATCGTTATTGATAATACAAGTGCTTATCGAATGGATCCCACTGTACCACTTGTTGTTCCCGAAGTAAACGAACAAGCGATCTTTTCACATAACGGTATTATTGCGAATCCAAACTGTTCAACCATTCAAATGGTGGCTGCACTCGAACCGATTCGAGAAGCTTATGGATTAAATCGTATTATTGTTTCTACTTATCAAGCTGTTTCAGGTTCTGGCGTAAGTGCCATTAAAGAATTACAAGATGGTAGTAGAGCTGTATTAGACAATCAAGATTTTACTCCCGAGATTATGCCAGTGAAAGGCGATAAAAAACACTATCCAATCGCATTTAACGCTTTACCACAAATTGATGTTTTCACAGAGAATGATTATACATATGAAGAAATGAAGATGATCAATGAAACGAAAAAAATCATGGAAGATAATACAATTAAAGTATCTGCTACATGTGTTCGTATTCCTGTAGTAAGTGGGCATTCTGAAAGTGTTTATGTGGAAATAGAGAAAGACGGCGTAAGTGCCAAAGATATCCAAAACGTCTTAAAATCAGCCCCTGGAGTCGTCTTAGAAGATGATCCTGCTAACCAAGTTTACCCACAAGCTATTCAGGCAGCTGGAAAAAAAGAAGTTTTTGTTGGCCGAGTTCGGGCTGACTTAGATGAGAAAAAAGGGTTTCATATGTGGATTGTTTCTGATAATTTACTAAAAGGTGCCGCATGGAATTCCATTCAAATTGCTGAAAGCTTAGTAAAATTAGCGATTATTTAA
- a CDS encoding peptidoglycan D,D-transpeptidase FtsI family protein has product MKLNFRKKKKDSTKKKRAIIPLRLNILFFIIFILFSVLILRLGIVQIVQGDTYKRQLEETDNVTVSKNVPRGSIYDRNYNLLVGNSAVKSITYTRSQQTETSETLHVAQTLEKLITVAPEKLTERDLKDYWILTHQTESLNRLSAKEQALDASKAYKIQVENVTQADIDSLSKEDLKVATIYKKMTTGYAMTESVVKNKDVTDEEIARVSENMDSLPGVDTTTDWNRYYTYDETLRSILGSVSTAKEGLPKDKAEYYLSQGYSRNDRVGKSYLEAQYESVLAGSKSQSESVLDSKGNIIETVSKYEGSKGKDLVLSVDVEFQKAVEEILRKNISQGKQYAGSDLFDRAFVVAMDPYSGEVLALAGQKLNDKGKFEDYSLGTFTTAYAMGSAVKGSTVLGGIMDGAITKDTVFTDQPIALKGTKPKSSWFNRTGAGNRPLDPVGALEISSNSYMYQVAMKMGGAKYVPNGPLKAPLSTFDDMRYYYNQFGLGVKTGIDLPGEQTGYKGDDQTIGKILDFAIGQYDSYTPLQMAQYVSTIANGGSRIAPSMLKEIRNPSTNGDTVGTLATANKPKVLNKIGVSESDMKTVQQGFYEVTHGSTGTARTVFTSSDYDVAGKTGTADAFYDGPKEGNKMASVWNTTFVGYAPVEKPEIAISVVVPWIYRPYGTDHKTNMAISKEVFDKYFELKKERAKANKSDSKVEQPINNKKEAAEAQSKQTEN; this is encoded by the coding sequence GTGAAACTAAATTTTAGAAAAAAGAAAAAAGATTCCACTAAGAAAAAACGCGCCATCATTCCACTACGTTTAAATATTCTGTTCTTTATTATTTTTATATTATTCTCCGTGTTAATTTTACGATTAGGAATTGTTCAAATCGTTCAAGGAGATACGTACAAACGTCAATTAGAAGAGACGGATAACGTAACAGTTTCAAAAAATGTGCCACGTGGCAGCATCTATGACCGGAATTACAACTTATTAGTAGGTAATTCTGCGGTTAAGTCAATTACCTATACAAGAAGCCAACAAACAGAAACATCTGAAACGCTTCATGTCGCTCAAACACTTGAAAAATTAATTACGGTCGCTCCAGAAAAATTAACAGAGCGTGATTTGAAGGACTACTGGATTTTAACACACCAAACAGAATCATTGAACCGTTTATCTGCAAAAGAGCAAGCGCTTGATGCTTCCAAAGCTTATAAAATCCAAGTAGAAAATGTGACACAAGCAGACATTGATAGCCTTAGCAAAGAAGACTTAAAAGTAGCAACTATCTATAAAAAAATGACTACTGGTTATGCTATGACAGAGTCTGTTGTTAAAAACAAAGATGTAACCGATGAAGAAATTGCTCGTGTCAGCGAAAACATGGATAGTTTACCAGGAGTAGACACAACAACTGACTGGAATCGCTATTATACCTATGATGAAACATTACGATCCATACTAGGTTCTGTTTCAACTGCAAAAGAAGGTTTACCGAAAGATAAAGCAGAATATTATCTATCACAAGGATATAGTCGAAATGACCGTGTTGGTAAAAGTTATTTAGAAGCACAATATGAAAGTGTCCTTGCCGGATCAAAATCACAGTCTGAAAGTGTGCTTGATTCAAAAGGGAATATTATTGAAACAGTTAGTAAGTATGAAGGCTCTAAAGGAAAAGATTTAGTTCTTTCTGTGGATGTAGAATTCCAAAAAGCAGTAGAAGAAATCTTACGTAAAAACATTTCACAAGGCAAGCAATATGCTGGTTCTGATTTATTTGACCGCGCATTCGTTGTTGCTATGGATCCATATTCAGGGGAAGTCCTTGCACTCGCCGGCCAAAAATTAAATGACAAAGGCAAGTTTGAAGATTATTCACTTGGAACATTTACAACCGCATATGCGATGGGATCCGCGGTAAAAGGTTCAACAGTTTTAGGTGGTATTATGGATGGAGCAATTACAAAAGATACAGTCTTTACGGACCAACCGATTGCTTTAAAAGGAACAAAACCAAAAAGTTCTTGGTTTAATAGAACGGGCGCAGGCAATCGACCACTTGATCCAGTTGGTGCTCTTGAAATTTCATCTAACTCCTACATGTATCAAGTAGCGATGAAAATGGGTGGAGCTAAATATGTGCCTAATGGTCCGCTTAAAGCACCACTAAGTACCTTTGACGACATGCGTTACTACTATAATCAATTTGGATTAGGAGTAAAAACGGGCATTGATCTTCCAGGAGAACAAACTGGTTATAAAGGTGACGACCAAACAATTGGTAAAATTCTCGACTTTGCGATTGGACAATATGATTCTTATACGCCACTTCAAATGGCACAATATGTTTCCACTATCGCTAATGGTGGCTCAAGAATCGCTCCAAGTATGCTGAAAGAAATTAGAAATCCAAGTACTAATGGTGACACTGTAGGAACACTAGCAACTGCCAATAAGCCTAAAGTATTAAATAAAATTGGTGTTTCTGAGAGTGATATGAAAACTGTACAACAAGGATTCTATGAAGTAACTCACGGTTCCACAGGTACTGCTAGAACAGTATTTACTTCTAGCGATTATGATGTTGCTGGTAAAACCGGTACTGCCGACGCCTTTTATGATGGACCAAAAGAGGGTAATAAAATGGCAAGTGTTTGGAATACCACGTTTGTAGGATATGCACCAGTTGAAAAACCTGAGATTGCTATATCTGTTGTTGTGCCATGGATTTATCGTCCATATGGTACAGATCACAAAACAAATATGGCCATTTCTAAAGAAGTATTCGATAAATATTTCGAACTGAAAAAAGAACGTGCAAAAGCAAACAAAAGCGATTCTAAAGTGGAACAACCAATCAACAATAAAAAAGAAGCAGCCGAAGCGCAATCAAAACAAACCGAAAATTAA
- a CDS encoding superoxide dismutase, which yields MTYELPKLPYTYDALEPNFDKETMEIHYTKHHNTYVTKLNEAVAGHADLASKPVEELVANLDSVPEDIRGAVRNHGGGHANHTLFWSILSPNGGGAPTGNLKAAIESEFGTFDEFKEKFNAAAAARFGSGWAWLVVNNGKLEIVSTANQDSPLSEGKTPVLGLDVWEHAYYLKFQNRRPEYIDTFWNVINWEEANKRFDAAK from the coding sequence ATGACTTACGAATTACCAAAATTACCTTATACTTATGATGCTTTGGAGCCGAATTTTGATAAAGAAACAATGGAAATTCATTATACAAAGCACCACAATACTTATGTAACAAAATTAAATGAAGCAGTTGCAGGACACGCAGATCTTGCGAGTAAACCTGTAGAAGAATTAGTTGCTAATCTAGATAGCGTTCCTGAAGACATTCGCGGCGCAGTACGTAACCATGGTGGTGGACATGCTAACCATACATTATTCTGGTCTATTCTTAGCCCAAATGGTGGGGGTGCTCCAACTGGTAACTTAAAAGCAGCCATCGAAAGCGAATTCGGCACATTTGATGAATTCAAAGAAAAATTCAATGCGGCAGCTGCAGCACGTTTTGGTTCAGGCTGGGCATGGCTAGTAGTGAACAATGGTAAACTAGAAATCGTTTCCACTGCTAACCAAGATTCTCCACTTAGCGAAGGTAAAACTCCAGTTCTTGGCTTAGATGTGTGGGAACATGCTTATTATCTTAAATTCCAAAACCGTCGTCCTGAATATATTGACACATTTTGGAATGTTATCAACTGGGAAGAAGCAAACAAACGCTTTGATGCAGCAAAATAA
- a CDS encoding DUF1189 domain-containing protein: MNIFKRFWKSLYSPADIASFRNDKIRKSIVYIIVLSFVTFLPLAYFTSVTTKNALKVGEETITNEIPNFKVADGKLVLTDETVKNLPISIDQDQLHIYFDASGTLDKDDVDNKIASYDSAVAFLSDGIYITAAGVSQSFSYETAGISDKDDLVNLYTSIESLAKYFIPIALLVLFIFTLGSVFFRVALYALFGFILSGFGRTGIAFRQNWMMASYSITLAAVFTMVMEALQIIVPFGMEINMVVSMIFVFLAIRSIPPAEPTIKP; this comes from the coding sequence ATGAATATTTTTAAGCGCTTCTGGAAAAGTTTATATTCCCCTGCGGATATTGCATCGTTTCGAAATGATAAAATTAGAAAAAGTATCGTTTATATCATCGTTTTATCATTTGTTACTTTCCTTCCATTAGCATACTTTACAAGTGTTACGACAAAAAATGCGCTGAAAGTTGGCGAAGAAACCATCACGAATGAAATCCCAAATTTTAAAGTGGCAGACGGAAAACTTGTTTTAACAGATGAAACTGTTAAAAACTTACCCATCTCTATCGATCAAGATCAATTACATATTTATTTTGATGCTTCTGGAACGCTTGATAAAGATGATGTCGATAATAAAATAGCTTCGTATGATAGTGCAGTTGCCTTTCTTTCGGATGGTATTTATATTACAGCGGCTGGTGTTTCGCAATCATTTAGTTATGAAACGGCCGGTATTAGCGATAAAGACGATTTAGTTAATTTATATACCTCTATTGAATCGTTAGCGAAATATTTTATCCCGATTGCGTTACTTGTATTATTCATCTTTACACTTGGATCGGTTTTCTTCCGAGTTGCTCTATATGCACTTTTTGGCTTTATTTTATCCGGCTTTGGACGAACCGGTATTGCCTTCCGTCAAAACTGGATGATGGCTTCTTACAGTATCACTTTAGCCGCAGTCTTCACCATGGTTATGGAAGCTTTACAGATAATCGTTCCGTTTGGAATGGAAATCAATATGGTTGTGAGTATGATTTTTGTTTTCCTTGCAATCCGCTCCATTCCGCCAGCCGAACCAACTATCAAACCATAA
- a CDS encoding AzlC family ABC transporter permease — MEKEVELSFYDGVKACLPTVLGYIGIGIAAGVVGKASHLSVLEVTLLAIIVYAGAAQFIISGLLLLQSPISAIIFTTFLINSRHFLMGMAEAPHFKKYSLWNNIGIGSLLTDETFGVSMNHIGNKKPVSAKWMHGINVTAYLAWISACIVGAFIGNWLPNPEQFGLDFALSAMFIGLLYLQVVSDKSKKMAVSLFVMLMVAIFLVIFMRFTTPEIAILLATLLGCLMGVMVEKWQ, encoded by the coding sequence TTGGAAAAAGAAGTAGAATTGAGTTTTTATGATGGTGTAAAGGCATGTTTACCAACTGTACTCGGTTATATTGGCATTGGGATTGCAGCTGGAGTTGTTGGGAAAGCCTCCCATTTAAGCGTCCTAGAAGTAACTTTACTAGCAATTATAGTTTATGCTGGAGCTGCCCAGTTTATCATATCTGGATTATTATTATTGCAAAGTCCGATTTCTGCAATTATCTTTACTACATTTTTAATTAATTCAAGGCATTTTTTAATGGGGATGGCTGAGGCTCCTCACTTTAAGAAATATTCACTCTGGAATAATATCGGAATTGGTTCGTTACTTACAGATGAAACATTTGGGGTGTCAATGAATCATATTGGGAATAAAAAGCCGGTTAGCGCAAAATGGATGCACGGCATAAATGTGACAGCCTATCTTGCTTGGATTTCAGCATGTATAGTCGGAGCCTTCATTGGTAATTGGCTACCAAATCCGGAACAATTCGGTCTTGATTTTGCTCTATCAGCAATGTTTATCGGCTTGCTTTACTTACAAGTTGTCAGTGATAAAAGCAAAAAAATGGCTGTTAGTTTATTTGTAATGCTGATGGTTGCGATATTTCTAGTTATTTTCATGCGATTTACAACACCTGAAATAGCTATTTTACTAGCTACTCTATTAGGTTGTTTGATGGGAGTGATGGTAGAAAAATGGCAATAA
- a CDS encoding AzlD domain-containing protein — translation MAINTYTLFVIIGCGIVTFIPRVLPFVFVRKLALPAVVIRFLSFVPLAILTALFVQSLLITRANNFPLINLENLLASMPTIITAILTKNLMWIVIVGIISMAVIRLIL, via the coding sequence ATGGCAATAAACACATATACTTTGTTTGTAATTATCGGATGTGGGATTGTGACTTTTATTCCACGAGTGCTTCCATTTGTTTTCGTTCGGAAATTAGCCTTACCTGCTGTTGTTATTCGCTTTCTATCTTTTGTTCCGCTAGCAATCCTAACAGCATTGTTTGTGCAAAGTTTGCTTATCACTAGAGCAAACAACTTCCCTTTGATTAACCTAGAAAATCTGCTTGCTTCTATGCCAACTATCATTACGGCTATTTTAACAAAAAATTTGATGTGGATTGTAATTGTTGGCATCATTTCCATGGCAGTGATTCGTTTAATACTATAG
- a CDS encoding peptidylprolyl isomerase → MTKLKKVMISFITATLLILAGCGSSAVVKTDAGSVTQDDLYEAMKTTYGNEVVQQLTFKKILEDKYTVTKKEVNAEYKKYEEQYGDSFESTLASSNLTKTSFKENIEYNLLVQKATEANMDVSESKLKKYYKTWQPDITVRHILVDDEDTAKEIQTKLKNGEKFTDLAKEYSTDTATSTNGGLLDPFGTGEMDEAFEKAAYALKNPDDISGIVKSSYGYHLIQLVKKTDKTTYAKDKAAVKASYIESQLTSENMTAALKKELKAANISIKDNDLKDAFSDYTSTSTTTTTSN, encoded by the coding sequence TTGACAAAATTAAAAAAAGTGATGATTTCCTTCATAACAGCAACATTACTCATTCTTGCAGGATGTGGTAGCAGCGCTGTCGTGAAAACTGATGCAGGAAGTGTCACACAAGATGACCTTTATGAAGCGATGAAAACGACGTATGGTAATGAGGTCGTACAACAACTTACTTTCAAAAAAATCTTAGAAGATAAATACACTGTTACGAAAAAAGAAGTTAATGCTGAATACAAAAAATATGAGGAACAATATGGTGACTCTTTTGAATCAACACTTGCTTCAAGTAACCTGACTAAAACTTCTTTCAAAGAAAATATTGAATATAACTTATTAGTCCAAAAAGCAACGGAAGCTAATATGGATGTTAGTGAAAGTAAGTTGAAAAAATATTATAAAACATGGCAACCAGATATTACTGTTCGCCATATACTAGTAGATGATGAAGATACAGCAAAAGAAATTCAAACCAAGCTTAAAAATGGTGAAAAATTCACTGATTTAGCTAAAGAATATTCTACCGACACAGCTACAAGTACAAATGGAGGACTACTTGATCCGTTTGGCACCGGGGAGATGGATGAAGCATTTGAAAAAGCTGCTTATGCTCTCAAAAATCCAGATGATATTAGCGGAATTGTAAAATCCAGCTATGGTTATCACCTAATTCAATTAGTGAAGAAAACGGATAAAACTACTTATGCAAAAGATAAAGCAGCGGTGAAAGCTTCCTATATTGAGTCACAACTAACTTCTGAAAATATGACTGCCGCACTGAAAAAAGAACTAAAAGCGGCTAACATTTCTATTAAAGATAATGACTTAAAAGATGCGTTTTCAGATTATACATCTACAAGTACAACAACAACAACCTCTAATTAA